From a region of the Primulina eburnea isolate SZY01 chromosome 7, ASM2296580v1, whole genome shotgun sequence genome:
- the LOC140835873 gene encoding uncharacterized protein translates to MQPLKKAAQKPTENPACPKCNRKREGKCFEYGSTDHMLKNCSQWKHPTQGRVFVKHDEDADLDTTPFTNGFVSYLGVKYNKLDVIYYLTVPFGEELPTSSMVTYLSLDLQGHTDFAELIVLQMTEFDIIMGMNWLSKNGVTIDLLQKSVRVRPLSEEKFVFEPNGRNNTPQMISCLQARKLMHKGCQAFFASIISAPVTTSQTVAEVPVVNYFPNVFPNDVVVIPPEQEVEFSIDHMSGTVPISKEQYRSERRDEGAQIENTGATRRRTHTP, encoded by the exons atgcaaccatTGAAGAAAGCTGCTCAGAAGCCTACCGAAAATCCGGCGTGCCCAAAGTGCAATCGAAAGCGTGAAGGAAAGTGCTTCGAGTATGGATCCACTGACCACATGCTAAAGAATTGCTCACAGTGGAAGCATCCGACTCAGGGCCGAGTCTTTGTGAAGCATGACGAGGATGCAGACCTAGACACTACACCCTTCACAA ACGGATTTGTTAGTTATTTGGGAGTCAAGTACAATAAACTAGATGTGATTTATTATTTGACCGTTCCATTTGGGGAGGAACTGCCTACTTCTAGCATGGTCACATACTTGAGTCTCGATCTTCAGGGCCACACAGACTTTGCCGAACTTATTGTACTGCAGATGACCGAGTTTGACATCATTATGGGAATGAATTGGCTGTCAAAGAATGGAGTAACGATCGACTTACTACAAAAATCAGTGAGGGTCAGACCCTTGAGCGAGGAGAAGTTTGTATTCGAGCCAAATGGACGCAACAACACACCTCAGATGATATCATGTCTTCAGGCGAGGAAGCTTATGCATAAGGGGTGCCAAGCGTTCTTCGCGAGCATTATTTCAGCTCCCGTTACTACCAGTCAGACAGTAGCAGAAGTCCCAGTTGTCAATTATTTTCCGAATGTGTTTCCCAACGACGTTGTTGTGATTCCACCTGAGCAAGaagtggagttttccattgatcaTATGTCGGGCACCGTGCCAATCTCCAAGGAACAGTATCGATC